In one window of uncultured Acetobacteroides sp. DNA:
- a CDS encoding pitrilysin family protein: MVNRAIQPEYSLPVTLEIPTPNKYLTADQREVLWLKIGTQNIVRITLQFPAGTKYQQKMLQASSTMGLLSDGTKNYSARELAEKLDFYGSHIDYSIDRDHAVVSAFCLEKYLYQTIELLTDIVLYPSFDEHEFETYRQKRKSTMAIDKAKVMYQAREQFAAALYGKATPYGSYAEPEDYDALSSDDLRAFHRERYLTPGGLLFVSGMVTEEIVANVAREFDAVIRRNTTDAPIVSLSELPAPSRIFIQKDDAVQSAIRMGRVLFSRNHPHYSGMQVLTTVLGGYFGSRLMANIREDKGYTYGIFSSLVSMQESDYLTISTEVGCGVTNPTIEEVVKEMQLLRAEKIGEEELALVVNYMVGEMLRMLDGPFSIVDAILDLYQSGLPISFISQHFERIKSITSDELLALAQRYLDPKDYSEIVVGKR; the protein is encoded by the coding sequence ATGGTAAACAGAGCAATCCAACCCGAGTATTCGTTACCGGTCACGCTGGAGATTCCTACTCCCAACAAGTACCTCACCGCCGACCAGCGCGAGGTGCTTTGGCTGAAGATAGGCACCCAAAATATAGTACGCATTACCCTGCAGTTCCCCGCGGGCACCAAGTACCAGCAGAAGATGCTGCAGGCATCGTCCACCATGGGGCTCCTGTCCGATGGCACCAAGAACTACAGCGCCCGGGAACTTGCCGAAAAGCTCGACTTCTACGGGTCGCACATCGACTACAGCATCGACCGCGATCATGCGGTGGTGTCGGCGTTCTGCTTGGAGAAATACCTCTACCAGACCATCGAGCTGCTAACGGACATCGTGCTATACCCCAGTTTCGACGAGCACGAGTTCGAAACCTACCGTCAGAAGCGCAAGAGCACCATGGCTATCGACAAGGCAAAGGTGATGTACCAGGCGCGCGAGCAGTTTGCCGCAGCTCTATACGGAAAAGCGACCCCTTACGGTTCCTATGCCGAGCCAGAGGACTACGATGCCCTCTCGTCGGACGATTTGCGGGCATTTCATCGCGAGCGATACCTTACCCCAGGGGGCTTGCTGTTTGTGTCTGGCATGGTAACCGAGGAGATTGTCGCCAATGTAGCTCGCGAGTTCGATGCCGTTATCCGCCGTAACACTACTGATGCCCCAATAGTAAGCCTATCCGAGCTTCCAGCGCCTAGTCGCATCTTCATACAAAAGGATGATGCAGTGCAGTCCGCCATTCGCATGGGACGGGTGCTCTTCTCTCGCAACCATCCCCACTATTCGGGGATGCAGGTGCTTACCACCGTCCTCGGCGGCTACTTTGGCTCTCGCCTAATGGCCAACATTCGCGAGGATAAGGGGTATACCTATGGCATATTCTCGTCATTGGTGTCCATGCAGGAGAGCGACTACCTCACCATCTCCACCGAGGTGGGATGCGGGGTAACCAACCCAACCATCGAGGAGGTGGTAAAGGAGATGCAGCTCCTTCGTGCAGAAAAGATAGGAGAGGAGGAACTAGCGTTGGTGGTTAACTACATGGTAGGCGAAATGCTTCGCATGCTCGATGGGCCGTTCAGCATCGTCGATGCCATCCTCGACCTGTACCAGTCGGGGCTGCCCATCAGCTTCATCTCGCAGCACTTCGAAAGGATCAAGAGCATTACCTCCGACGAACTTTTGGCGCTAGCCCAAAGGTATCTCGATCCCAAGGACTACTCCGAAATAGTTGTGGGGAAGCGATAG